The sequence below is a genomic window from Sorangiineae bacterium MSr12523.
GATTTCACATTGCGGGATCTCGATGGCAAGTCGGTGAGCTTGCATGACTACCGCGGAAAAACGGTGGTGCTCGAGTGGTTCAATCCGGAGTGCCCGTTCGTGCGCAATGCGCACACGAAGGCCTCGCTGAAGACGTTCCCTGCCGAACAGATTTCGAAGGGCGTCGTGTGGTTGGCCATCAACTCGAATGCGCCCGGCAAGCAGGGCAACGGCGTGCCGGCCAATGCGGAGGGCAAGAAGAGGTACGCGATGCAGTACCCCATCTTGCTGGACGAGAGCGGTGAGACGGGCAAGCGCTACGGAGCAACCAACACGCCACACATGTTCGTGATCGACCCGCAAGGGGTGCTCGCGTACCAGGGTGCGATCGACAACTCGCCCGATGGCGAGGGCGAGTCGCCCACCGGTGGGAAACTCGTGAATTACGTGCAGGCTGCGCTTGGTGATTTGACCGCGGGACGTACCGTCTCGACCAAGAACACCAAGGCGTACGGCTGCAGTGTGAAGTACCGATAGACGCGTGCCGAGCGGACGCCCGCGTCCGCGCGCGCGGACGCATTCGTCCTGACGCAGGCCTACGCCGCCCTGCAAAATGACGTCTACGGAACGATGGTGCGCAGCGTATCGACCGCGTGCACGGGCGCGCCATCGCCGGCCATGAGGTGCGCAATGGCCGAGTAAACGAGACGCTGTGCGTCGACGCGGCCGAGGCCCGCAAATGCGGCGGACGTCACCGCGATGGTGTAGTGGCCGCCGCCGCCGGTGACCTCCGCCTTGCTGCCGGCAATCTTGGATTCGATGGCGGACGTGATGGCGGCAATGATGTCGC
It includes:
- a CDS encoding thioredoxin family protein, encoding MAYVYFSKSFACVAVLVGVGTLAACGKSAPSAEPAGGTTAASSPPSAEQQTATSTNAANVAAAAPQQAEVGKPAPDFTLRDLDGKSVSLHDYRGKTVVLEWFNPECPFVRNAHTKASLKTFPAEQISKGVVWLAINSNAPGKQGNGVPANAEGKKRYAMQYPILLDESGETGKRYGATNTPHMFVIDPQGVLAYQGAIDNSPDGEGESPTGGKLVNYVQAALGDLTAGRTVSTKNTKAYGCSVKYR
- a CDS encoding BolA/IbaG family iron-sulfur metabolism protein; translation: MSDHPTNFKGDIIAAITSAIESKIAGSKAEVTGGGGHYTIAVTSAAFAGLGRVDAQRLVYSAIAHLMAGDGAPVHAVDTLRTIVP